A stretch of Fusarium poae strain DAOMC 252244 chromosome 2, whole genome shotgun sequence DNA encodes these proteins:
- a CDS encoding hypothetical protein (BUSCO:12046at5125) → MNRFRNKKKGKDELDAPRPSMESESSSSFRLFGKKKAPEEEPKKELDLATALPSTDDFRTSLLMTNLSARFSMLREQDDPNTKLGKASDDSVLFPNRQSRMLDFNFAAGLGDIAEVESVKAPFARSSTLSNDDTSSLNGSVMGRSKPIEGNNLFGGRQKVYKIGAGGNKGAMSGRVLYGDDVAQSAFQKWRQSEKDRQSFEDVQQSEPLESEIGRPESPSQTDYNRKRETNSTISSGPYAARDSTAATSISSSQKDRESFANTFRTASPTPTVEKTVTRTRRLYEQSLNQDQQDHQTSALSRFDTLSKRTIGSRTPDLTPPVPSPSSATFGDRFITRSVLGKASAPNLRSFSPPSESVNKFPNMDQKAFGATPPLSPPISETGEVQPLDRNMILGRNNSQYDESRYAQRQVQMQRGRETPTMRFRNDSSTSLSGPRSRSSSAHRPSAEKNESGSFQTEPTVQEESQTSTFFNDDDDDEIQSPDLTTPQLTVEKPADNEHPALRHSAMPTPLIISDGPAGVAPAKSDNLPHDSPTLGPTSGGLSGMVRQHLRSDSNASSIYGSMPNDVDLSSRFPPERTDAHAYEPKTMDSNAWESIERDLAMSIDGSVTSPTRSSGLMEAQMTSLPSPLQEPKQDTRPEQKDETDDFARHLADGARRVRERLTSFVESDSGSTAPETPLSELPPLPRPNALGILKSKPSIGSMGERGRETVNQSKTKKLLGLRGSSPASARVSPTRDTFDDRMAQSPEGINEADTSRDPEEKEGIHAGLKAFRQARRELQRMKEHEVQQRRQGPQSPPTGRDRAQTATSSRAPSQERSRPPPVSYNRMPSEEAGANGGSRAGSRAGSRSGSRAPSERDRSGSEASSGGRSGSRPPRLRAGSSARDDYQGPVGSPIGVNGKPRQGPMMRSPMMPGQDMRRPPNSQPQQPYPGNPGRFVRPDNSLHIHPAHGYDHGQPSPISPNAPSPKGLPGHGPGPQRPYGPGGMMRNRDMSEPLIKSPGLPMYPRPGIAPLNGGTVSTPNLHGNMTAPPLPPINPRRKNTGAALGDATMNAHHLPSSPGIPIDQRGFRGEDDDGVGHYRQRLRKATSEANVNSRARSMLPNPAPPMVPPPMPPSTGSNALPGGMI, encoded by the coding sequence ATGAATCGGTTCAGGAATAAGAAAAAGGGCAAGGATGAGCTCGACGCTCCTCGACCTTCGATGGAGTCCGAGTCTTCCAGCTCCTTCAGGCTGTTTGGCAAAAAGAAAGCTCCCGAAGAGGAGCCTAAGAAAGAACTCGATCTTGCAACAGCACTACCCTCGACCGACGATTTTCGAACAAGTCTTCTAATGACGAATCTTTCAGCAAGATTCTCCATGCTTCGGGAACAAGATGACCCCAACACAAAGCTCGGCAAAGCCAGTGATGATAGCGTTCTGTTTCCCAACAGACAATCAAGAATGTTGGACTTTAATTTTGCAGCTGGATTGGGGGACATCGCGGAGGTTGAATCAGTGAAAGCCCCGTTTGCGCGCTCATCAACACTATCAAATGATGATACTTCCTCACTGAACGGGAGCGTTATGGGCCGCTCGAAGCCTATCGAAGGAAACAATCTATTTGGAGGTCGGCAAAAAGTCTACAAAATCGGTGCTGGAGGAAACAAGGGAGCTATGAGTGGCCGTGTACTCTATGGCGATGATGTGGCCCAGTCGGCTTTCCAAAAGTGGCGACAATCCGAGAAGGATAGGCAGTCATTTGAAGATGTGCAGCAAAGCGAGCCACTCGAGTCAGAGATTGGAAGACCAGAGTCTCCATCTCAGACTGACTATAATCGCAAGAGAGAAACCAACTCAACGATATCATCCGGCCCATATGCAGCTCGGGACTCGACAGCCGCTACATCTATCAGCTCTTCTCAAAAAGACAGAGAGTCTTTCGCAAACACATTCCGCACTGCCAGCCCGACTCCCACAGTGGAAAAAACTGTGACACGAACCCGCCGACTGTACGAGCAAAGCTTGAACCAAGACCAACAAGACCACCAAACATCGGCACTCTCCAGATTCGACACCTTATCGAAGCGGACTATTGGCAGCAGAACACCAGATCTGACGCCTCCTGTTCCATCTCCGTCCAGTGCAACATTTGGGGATCGTTTTATCACTCGTTCAGTATTAGGGAAGGCTAGTGCCCCCAATCTGCGATCTTTCAGCCCCCCATCGGAGTCGGTGAACAAGTTTCCCAACATGGATCAGAAGGCCTTTGGTGCTACACCTCCTCTTAGCCCTCCCATTAGTGAAACTGGCGAAGTCCAGCCCCTCGACAGAAACATGATTCTTGGCCGAAACAACAGTCAATATGACGAGTCGAGATATGCTCAAAGGCAAGTCCAGATGCAGCGAGGTCGAGAAACCCCCACCATGCGGTTCCGTAACGATTCAAGCACTTCGTTGTCGGGACCTCGTTCTCGTTCTTCCTCTGCACATCGCCCATCCGCAGAGAAAAACGAATCTGGATCTTTCCAGACCGAGCCTACCGTCCAAGAGGAGTCGCAGACATCAACCTTCTtcaacgacgacgatgacgatgagattCAAAGCCCTGATCTTACCACCCCCCAACTTACTGTTGAGAAACCGGCGGATAATGAGCACCCCGCTTTGAGACACTCTGCGATGCCGACGCCGCTGATCATTAGTGATGGACCTGCGGGTGTCGCACCTGCCAAATCAGACAATCTACCCCATGATTCTCCTACACTAGGACCGACGTCTGGGGGATTGAGCGGCATGGTAAGGCAGCATCTGCGATCAGACAGCAACGCCTCATCGATTTATGGAAGCATGCCTAACGATGTTGACTTGTCCTCTCGATTCCCCCCGGAGAGAACCGATGCGCATGCTTATGAGCCCAAGACAATGGACTCGAATGCTTGGGAGTCAATTGAGAGAGACCTGGCTATGTCAATCGACGGTAGTGTGACTAGCCCTACCAGATCTTCCGGCCTTATGGAAGCGCAAATGACGTCTCTGCCCTCGCCTTTACAAGAACCGAAGCAGGACACCCGCCCGGAGCAAAAGGATGAGACAGACGATTTTGCTCGCCATCTTGCCGATGGGGCGCGACGTGTGAGGGAGAGATTGACCTCTTTTGTGGAATCTGACAGTGGTTCCACTGCACCAGAAACTCCGTTGTCTGAGCTACCACCCCTTCCGCGCCCGAACGCGTTGGGCATTCTAAAGTCCAAGCCTAGCATTGGCTCTATGGGCGAGAGAGGTCGAGAGACTGTTAATCAGTCAAAGACGAAGAAGCTACTGGGCCTCCGAGGCTCGTCGCCAGCATCGGCTAGAGTTTCTCCTACCCGTGATACTTTCGACGATAGAATGGCACAATCTCCCGAGGGGATCAACGAGGCCGATACGTCAAGAGACCctgaagaaaaggaaggcATTCACGCGGGGCTCAAGGCTTTCCGCCAAGCTCGCCGAGAACTCCAGAGAATGAAGGAGCATGAAGTTCAGCAGCGACGCCAAGGTCCACAGAGCCCCCCTACAGGCAGAGACAGAGCTCAAACTGCCACTTCATCCCGGGCACCATCCCAGGAACGCAGCAGGCCACCTCCAGTCTCCTATAATCGTATGCCAAGTGAGGAAGCCGGAGCTAATGGAGGTTCTCGTGCCGGCTCTCGTGCTGGCTCCCGTTCTGGATCCAGAGCACCTTCTGAGCGTGACCGAAGCGGTTCTGAAGCAAGCAGCGGAGGACGCTCGGGCAGCCGACCACCACGTCTGAGGGCAGGATCTAGTGCCCGCGATGATTACCAGGGACCCGTGGGATCCCCCATCGGAGTTAACGGAAAACCTCGACAGGGCCCCATGATGAGATCACCTATGATGCCAGGACAAGACATGCGACGACCGCCAAACTCGCAACCTCAACAACCATACCCCGGGAATCCTGGACGTTTCGTTCGCCCCGACAATAGTCTGCACATACATCCTGCACACGGATACGATCATGGTCAACCATCACCAATCTCCCCGAATGCCCCATCTCCGAAGGGTCTCCCTGGCCATGGCCCCGGCCCACAAAGACCGTATGGCCCCGGCGGCATGATGCGAAACCGAGACATGTCGGAACCTTTGATCAAATCCCCAGGCTTACCAATGTACCCTCGGCCTGGAATTGCTCCCCTCAACGGCGGCACAGTCTCTACTCCTAACCTCCACGGCAACATGACGGCCCCTCCACTGCCCCCTATCAATCCTCGACGTAAGAATACAGGGGCTGCGCTTGGTGATGCCACGATGAACGCCCACCACCTCCCTTCGAGCCCTGGTATTCCGATTGACCAACGCGGCTTTCGAggtgaagatgatgacggcGTCGGACACTACCGCCAGAGACTACGCAAAGCCACTAGTGAGGCGAACGTAAATTCTCGAGCGAGATCGATGCTCCCAAATCCTGCACCACCAATGGTTCCCCCGCCTATGCCTCCTAGCACGGGCAGCAACGCGCTTCCCGGTGGCATGATTTAG
- a CDS encoding hypothetical protein (TransMembrane:1 (o27-48i)): MLRPQLVLDQRASKRNGNMWRGNLPPVGSAMAPLNVFVHFWTIGWTYCNFRWKSMQASLEGDLLRAALADSDMSDLSP, from the exons ATGCTCCGGCCTCAGCTTGTCTTGGATC AGCGTGCTTCAAAACGCAATGGCAACATGTGGCGTGGAAATTTGCCACCGGTCGGATCTGCAATGGCGCCTCTCAATGTTTTTGTTCATTTTTGGACAATAGGCTGGACG TACTGTAACTTCCGGTGGAAATCTATGCAGGCTTCATTAGAAGGCGATCTTCTGCGAGCAGCGCTCGCTGACTCCGACATGTCAGATCTATCTCCGTAA
- a CDS encoding hypothetical protein (TransMembrane:7 (o38-57i64-83o95-118i138-156o176-196i217-238o253-272i)) has product MSDMSTLPNGLVTFGPQANCTLDTCPIEASILRYQPSIPANAVFTGVFALSLIIHAFQGIKMKTWGFMTSMIAGCILEIIGYVGRFIINDNPFDFNGFLMQIICITVAPVFFSAAIYVLLSQVINHVDPSISRFPPKYFYWIFIPSDIISLVLQAVGGALSCVASTHKDVKTGEDISLAGLIFQVVTLICFCTLFIDYVVKASKSSSRSRLDKPMMTFLAFLFLSTIFILIRCAYRIAELGQGYFSALFRDEGLYIGLESCMMCIAVLLLNVGHPGYAFTKSQGEVTEKNQGQDQDLV; this is encoded by the exons ATGAGTGACATGTCAACACTGCCCAACGGGCTCGTCACATTCGGCCCTCAAGCCAACTGTACCCTCGACACATGCCCCATTGAAGCGAGCATCTTACGATACCAACCCAGCATCCCCGCCAATGCTGTCTTCACCGGCGTTTTTGCTCTGTCATTGATCATCCATGCCTTTCAGGGcatcaagatgaagacgtGGGGATTCATGACGAGTATGATAGCTGGATGCATTCTCGAGATCATTGGATACGTTGGCcgcttcatcatcaacgaTAACCCCTTTGACTTTAACGGCTTTCTGATGCAAATCA TCTGCATTACCGTTGCGCCCGTCTTCTTCTCTGCAGCTATTTATGTTCTTTTATCCCAAGT TATCAACCACGTCGACCCAAGCATTTCTCGATTCCCTCCCAAATACTTCTACTGGATCTTCATCCCCTCCGACATCATCTCTCTTGTCCTCCAAGCCGTTGGCGGTGCCCTCTCGTGTGTTGCTTCAACCCACAAAGATGTCAAGACCGGCGAAGACATTTCGCTTGCCGGTCTGATCTTCCAAGTCGTCACTCTTATCTGCTTCTGTACCTTGTTCATCGACTATGTCGTCAAGGCTTCCAAGTCATCCTCTCGCAGCCGTCTCGACAAGCCAATGATGACATTCCTTGCCTTCCTTTTTCTCTCAACAATCTTCATCCTTATTCGATGCGCCTACCGTATTGCTGAGCTCGGCCAGGGGTACTTCAGTGCTCTGTTCCGAGACGAGGGCCTTTATATCGGCCTCGAATCTTG TATGATGTGCATTGCTGTTCTTCTTCTGAACGTCGGCCATCCCGGATATGCTTTTACCAAGAGCCAGGGAGAGGTGACGGAGAAGAACCagggtcaagatcaagactTGGTGTAA
- a CDS encoding hypothetical protein (TransMembrane:3 (o6-26i38-61o67-87i)~BUSCO:44316at5125) translates to MFDLFPMLLSSVASFLFPIFASYKALKTHDPTQLTPWLMYWVVLSCCLLVESWVWFIISWIPFYGYFRLLFLLYLILPQTQGARLLYEEYVHPYLEKNETQIDDFIASAHERLTAAGISYLKLAIEQFKIKVLGLPPSEPESPPPETNQGYTQSLLSRFNVPAARWAGNNSGSTGTDFYSLLSSAVAAATNAGAQSAGTRTVGGEPTNPEVLIPPHLRESGARMDFISTQRDRLNVLLSALDREAQDLRSETQRAQANTGPRRDPMAYGGYDSNANNDDEEPTQRPPSGLSGWSGISKSRSETDFERIDADTSSDDDRQARRRNVGAGTRTTSGSWVPWSWGGDAAQGGASSSGRER, encoded by the exons ATGTTTGACCTTTTTCCTATGCTCTTATC TTCTGTTGCTTCGTTTCTGTTTCCCATATTCGCATCTTATAAAGCTCTCAAGACACATGATCCTACCCAGTTGACGCCATGGTTGATGTACTGGGTTGTCCTCAGTTGTTGTCTCCTCGTTGAGTCTTGGGTCTGGTTTATTATTTCATG GATCCCCTTTTATGGATATTTCCGCTTGCTTTTCCTCCTCTATCTTATCCTCCCCCAGACGCAAGGCGCCCGACTCCTGTATGAGGAATACGTCCACCCGTACCTTGAAAAGAACGAGACGCAGATTGACGACTTCATCGCGAGTGCACATGAGCGCTTGACTGCTGCCGGAATATCATACCTCAAGCTCGCTATCGAGCAGTTCAAGATCAAGGTCCTCGGCCTGCCACCCTCCGAACCCGAGTCGCCTCCTCCCGAGACGAACCAGGGTTACACGCAATCGCTTCTCTCGCGCTTCAACGTCCCGGCCGCGCGATGGGCCGGCAACAACAGCGGAAGCACCGGTACCGACTTTTACAGTCTGCTTTCCAGCGCTGTAGCAGCTGCTACCAACGCGGGTGCTCAGTCAGCTGGTACCAGGACAGTGGGTGGAGAACCTACCAACCCTGAGGTCTTGATTCCCCCGCATCTGCGCGAGTCTGGAGCCAGGATGGATTTTATTTCCACTCAGCGCGACCGTCTAAATGTTCTTCTCTCGGCACTCGATCGCGAAGCACAAGATCTTCGCTCCGAAACCCAGCGCGCTCAAGCAAACACAGGCCCTCGCCGCGACCCCATGGCGTATGGAGGCTACGATAGCAATGCCAACAATGATGACGAAGAACCTACCCAGCGACCGCCTAGTGGATTGAGCGGGTGGAGCGGCATCAGCAAGAGTCGCAGCGAGACGGATTTTGAGAGAATTGATGCTGATACTAGTTCGGATGATGACCGCCAGGCACGTCGGAGGAACGTGGGAGCTGGTACTAGGACTACATCAGGCTCGTGGGTTCCTTGGAGCTGGGGCGGTGATGCTGCACAAGGAGGCGCAAGCTCATCTGGAAGAGAAAGGTAG